In Sphingomonas sp. LR60, the following are encoded in one genomic region:
- a CDS encoding DUF3597 domain-containing protein has product MSIFGAIKKAIFGDHGPLGGQFGGKKDAPAAAPAPTGSTAPGAPPAAAPSTAPAPAAATPQQPVDVEAVLTGIAHQKGNPDLNWRTSIVDLMKLLDLDSSLANRKELATELGYSGAKDGSAEMNIWLHKAVMRELEKSGGTVPAALKD; this is encoded by the coding sequence ATGAGCATCTTCGGCGCGATCAAGAAGGCGATCTTCGGCGACCACGGCCCGCTCGGCGGACAGTTCGGCGGCAAGAAGGACGCGCCCGCCGCGGCCCCCGCACCCACGGGGTCGACCGCACCCGGCGCGCCGCCCGCCGCCGCCCCCAGCACCGCCCCTGCGCCCGCAGCCGCCACGCCGCAGCAGCCGGTCGATGTCGAGGCGGTGCTCACCGGCATCGCGCACCAGAAGGGCAACCCCGATCTCAATTGGCGGACGTCGATCGTCGATCTGATGAAGCTGCTCGATCTCGACTCCAGCCTCGCCAACCGCAAGGAACTGGCCACCGAACTCGGCTATAGCGGCGCGAAGGACGGCTCGGCGGAGATGAACATCTGGCTCCACAAGGCGGTGATGCGCGAGCTGGAGAAGAGCGGCGGCACGGTGCCCGCCGCGCTCAAGGACTGA
- a CDS encoding glutathione S-transferase has protein sequence MTYDLWYWPTIQGRGEFVRLVLEAGGIAYRDRARDDGAEAMLRDMAARGPRAPFAPPYLVADDMTVAQVADIVLFLQDRHGLGPRDAATRYWLHQLQLTVADLVAEVHAVHHPVDPMAYYDEQRAEALRTAAQFRDARLPKFLDHFEAALGAETGPFVAGEAWSGVDTALFQIVAGLRYMFPGRMAALAGDYPRMAALHDTVAALPAVAAYLASERRVAFNTDGIFRHYPELDGDD, from the coding sequence ATGACGTACGACCTGTGGTATTGGCCGACGATCCAGGGGCGCGGCGAGTTCGTGCGGCTGGTGCTGGAAGCGGGCGGCATCGCCTATCGCGACCGGGCGCGGGACGACGGGGCGGAGGCGATGTTGCGCGACATGGCGGCGCGGGGACCGCGCGCGCCGTTCGCGCCGCCATATCTGGTCGCGGACGACATGACCGTGGCGCAGGTCGCCGACATCGTGCTGTTCCTGCAGGACCGGCATGGCCTCGGCCCGCGCGACGCGGCGACGCGGTACTGGCTGCACCAGTTGCAACTGACCGTCGCCGATCTGGTCGCGGAGGTTCATGCGGTGCATCACCCGGTCGATCCGATGGCCTATTACGACGAGCAACGCGCCGAGGCGTTACGGACGGCGGCGCAGTTCCGCGACGCGCGCCTGCCCAAGTTCCTCGACCATTTCGAGGCGGCGCTGGGGGCGGAGACCGGTCCGTTCGTGGCGGGCGAGGCGTGGAGCGGGGTCGACACGGCGTTGTTCCAGATCGTCGCAGGGCTGCGCTACATGTTCCCGGGGCGGATGGCGGCGCTGGCCGGGGACTATCCGCGGATGGCGGCGCTGCACGACACGGTCGCGGCGCTGCCGGCGGTCGCGGCCTATCTGGCGAGCGAACGGCGGGTGGCGTTCAATACCGACGGCATCTTCCGCCATTATCCCGAGCTGGACGGCGACGATTGA
- a CDS encoding ATP-binding protein — MYPEYACREALINAIAHRDYSQEGRGIEIHIFDDRLEVRSPGSLLSTLTIESLNSLTGVHQSRNTFVARALREIGYMREIGEGVRRIYELMKSNELEEPEFYTDLTTFGVRLSNKTLYSQQHLIWLDNFSHLDLTREEKAVVVMGYDGRVLSPNDILNGLGIVDTDDFRKIITNLTDKDVLESTMPKAKATRIAQVKRINIRDVSRFQVKIPDPNRPPKRDGAARGKKAEQETRSVIDMPSMNEGAKLYLGNVPTNLSKAELISTFRKQGYNVDITFPKRRSRARSSCAFLQFETIAEAEYAMNSLNGLSLGDRILVARKANAIASNG; from the coding sequence ATGTATCCTGAGTACGCATGTAGAGAGGCTTTGATTAATGCCATAGCTCACCGCGACTATTCTCAAGAAGGCCGAGGGATAGAGATTCATATCTTCGATGATCGGCTTGAGGTCAGAAGTCCCGGATCGCTACTTTCGACTCTCACAATTGAAAGTCTAAATAGCCTCACGGGAGTGCACCAGTCGCGAAACACCTTTGTGGCGCGAGCGTTGCGCGAAATTGGCTACATGCGAGAGATTGGAGAGGGTGTTCGTCGTATTTATGAGCTTATGAAATCGAACGAACTTGAAGAGCCGGAGTTTTACACCGATCTTACTACTTTTGGGGTTAGGCTAAGTAATAAAACCTTGTACTCTCAGCAGCATTTGATTTGGTTGGATAACTTTTCCCACCTTGATCTGACGCGGGAAGAGAAAGCTGTCGTTGTCATGGGTTATGATGGCCGGGTGCTGTCACCGAATGATATTCTAAATGGGCTCGGAATTGTCGACACTGATGATTTTCGGAAAATTATAACCAACCTAACGGATAAGGATGTCCTTGAGAGTACCATGCCGAAAGCTAAGGCAACTAGGATCGCGCAAGTTAAAAGAATAAATATTCGGGATGTTTCAAGATTTCAGGTGAAAATACCGGATCCAAATCGACCACCAAAACGAGATGGGGCGGCTCGTGGCAAAAAGGCGGAGCAGGAAACTCGCTCAGTAATTGACATGCCGTCAATGAATGAAGGTGCCAAGCTTTACCTTGGTAATGTGCCGACCAATCTAAGTAAGGCTGAGCTAATATCGACATTCCGCAAACAAGGGTACAACGTCGACATTACGTTCCCCAAAAGACGTAGTCGTGCGCGATCTTCCTGCGCTTTTCTGCAATTTGAAACGATCGCAGAGGCGGAATACGCTATGAACTCCTTGAACGGACTAAGTTTAGGGGATCGCATTCTTGTGGCGCGAAAAGCTAATGCTATAGCAAGCAACGGTTAG
- a CDS encoding J domain-containing protein, whose product MKPQNDRPHTRFHGRVADSERPCAHPGCAEPGEFRAPPLEGAGAHDGPPRFRWFCLDHVRAFNAGYNYFDGMTADEIHQAQRPLAGWEGETRAFSRTRMGDQGPRWADFTDPLDAIGAKYARAPSKANGRPLSLEDRRSLETLGLPSDADRSALRKRYSELVRRYHPDRNGGDRTHEAALRKVITAYQHLRRAPAFA is encoded by the coding sequence GTGAAGCCCCAGAACGATCGACCCCATACGCGTTTCCATGGCCGGGTGGCGGACTCGGAACGGCCGTGCGCGCATCCCGGCTGTGCCGAGCCGGGCGAGTTCCGCGCGCCTCCGCTCGAAGGCGCCGGCGCACACGACGGCCCGCCGCGCTTCCGCTGGTTCTGCCTCGACCACGTCCGGGCGTTCAACGCGGGCTATAATTACTTCGACGGCATGACCGCCGACGAGATCCATCAGGCGCAGCGCCCGCTGGCGGGATGGGAAGGCGAGACGCGTGCCTTCTCCCGCACGCGGATGGGCGATCAAGGGCCGCGCTGGGCCGACTTCACCGATCCGCTCGACGCGATCGGCGCGAAATATGCGCGCGCACCCTCGAAAGCGAACGGCCGTCCCTTGTCGCTGGAAGATCGCCGCAGTCTGGAGACGCTCGGGCTACCGTCCGACGCCGATCGCAGTGCGCTGCGCAAACGCTATTCGGAACTCGTCCGCCGCTATCACCCCGATCGCAACGGCGGCGACCGCACGCACGAGGCGGCGCTTCGCAAGGTCATCACCGCCTATCAGCACCTTCGCCGCGCACCGGCCTTCGCGTGA
- a CDS encoding ATP-dependent Clp protease proteolytic subunit, translated as MTENHNASSYPLLAVPHIQLHGTVDDMMYANFKDQLATVPGEGPIVVSITTLGGDPEMARAMGDTIRLLREYTGREALFLGKVAVYSAGATFMSAFPVDKRFLTRNSRIMIHERLMDSTIKLSGPLNTLAPVLKAKLNEIEDSIRIQEEGFADLVRGSKVSLDDLKERAPNNWYIEATEARDLGLVLDII; from the coding sequence ATGACCGAAAACCACAACGCCAGTTCGTACCCGCTGCTCGCGGTGCCGCACATCCAGCTCCACGGCACCGTGGACGATATGATGTACGCCAATTTCAAGGACCAGCTCGCCACCGTGCCGGGCGAGGGACCGATCGTCGTGTCGATCACGACGCTGGGCGGCGATCCGGAAATGGCGCGGGCGATGGGCGATACGATCCGGCTGCTGCGGGAATATACGGGTCGTGAGGCGCTGTTCCTCGGCAAGGTCGCGGTCTATTCGGCGGGGGCGACGTTCATGTCCGCCTTTCCGGTCGACAAGCGGTTCCTGACGCGGAACTCGCGGATCATGATCCACGAGCGGTTGATGGATTCGACCATCAAGCTGTCAGGCCCGCTCAACACGCTGGCGCCGGTGCTCAAGGCCAAGCTCAACGAGATCGAGGACTCGATCCGCATCCAGGAAGAAGGGTTTGCGGATCTGGTGCGCGGGAGCAAGGTGTCGCTCGACGACCTCAAGGAGCGTGCGCCGAACAATTGGTATATCGAGGCGACCGAGGCGCGTGACCTCGGGCTGGTGCTCGACATCATCTGA
- a CDS encoding BolA family protein, with protein MTDIATLITARLTAALTPTRLEVLNESAQHRGHLGDDGTGESHFRVIVESAAFARQSRVARQRLINHALADLLAERIHALAIQAKAPGE; from the coding sequence ATGACTGACATCGCCACCTTGATCACCGCGCGGCTGACCGCCGCGCTCACCCCGACCCGGCTCGAGGTCCTCAACGAAAGCGCGCAGCATCGCGGGCATCTCGGCGACGACGGGACGGGCGAGAGCCACTTCCGCGTCATCGTCGAGAGCGCGGCGTTTGCCAGGCAGTCGCGGGTCGCGCGGCAGCGGCTCATCAACCACGCGCTCGCCGATCTGCTCGCCGAGCGCATCCATGCGCTCGCCATCCAGGCCAAGGCGCCCGGCGAATGA